The following are encoded in a window of Streptomyces sp. SAT1 genomic DNA:
- a CDS encoding helix-turn-helix domain-containing protein, whose product MDAAQQEATARARELQRNWYGEPLGALFRKLIDDLGLNQARLAGVLGLSAPMLSQLMSGQRAKIGNPAVVQRVQLLQDLAGQVADGSVSAAEATERMEEIKRSQGGSVLSNTTQTTSGSGAPTVKRVVREIQSLLRSVAAAGDIIDAADSLTATHPELAEFLRVYGAGRTSDAVAHYQSHQN is encoded by the coding sequence ATGGACGCCGCACAGCAGGAAGCGACCGCGAGAGCGCGGGAACTTCAGCGGAACTGGTACGGGGAGCCGTTGGGGGCGCTCTTCCGTAAGCTCATAGACGATCTGGGGCTCAACCAGGCGCGTCTGGCGGGGGTGCTGGGGCTGTCCGCGCCGATGCTCTCGCAGCTGATGAGCGGCCAGCGGGCGAAGATCGGCAATCCGGCGGTGGTCCAGCGGGTGCAGCTGCTCCAGGACCTGGCGGGGCAGGTGGCGGACGGCAGCGTCAGCGCGGCCGAGGCGACCGAGCGCATGGAAGAGATCAAGAGGTCGCAGGGGGGCTCGGTGCTCAGCAACACCACTCAGACGACGAGCGGTTCGGGCGCTCCCACCGTCAAGCGCGTGGTCCGCGAGATCCAGTCGCTGCTGCGCTCGGTCGCCGCGGCGGGCGACATCATCGACGCCGCGGACAGCCTCACCGCCACCCATCCCGAACTGGCCGAGTTCCTGCGGGTGTACGGCGCCGGCCGCACCTCCGACGCCGTGGCGCACTACCAGTCCCACCAGAACTGA
- a CDS encoding polyprenyl synthetase family protein → MTDTTSARPRTAPGTGDGPAAAEPVRVPAPAPAPSSAPAGGAEERADAAAGLRAHIDALYPARPGEAELREISALPDDCALPPGTAVRLDDALVRPVRRLIERGGHRWRPRLATAAVEALGGDPAGFGPLLAAAEILHTGSLIVDDVQDGAVRRRGAPAVHVEFGLAAALNAGTAAYFSLDRVVPHLSRDPLIQVAMYRSFMAALRAAHAGQGLDIAGHREVMDAAAATGDARPVLEAVRLTHRLKSGAPVRCLMELVAHTRGTDDAPRRALARYGEAVGTAYQITDDVQDLTGVVRDGAPTKLIGEDLHNGKVTMPLAHAVALLPRAELTALWQSVRTPGADPGTVREAITALVSCGALRAAREEADHLVERAWTALSPHLPPSEAATRLHTLGRATVRRSRLA, encoded by the coding sequence ATGACGGACACGACCTCCGCACGGCCGCGTACGGCCCCGGGCACGGGCGACGGACCAGCGGCCGCCGAGCCCGTACGCGTCCCTGCCCCTGCCCCCGCCCCCTCTTCTGCCCCGGCCGGCGGGGCCGAGGAGCGAGCGGACGCGGCGGCCGGACTGCGCGCGCACATCGACGCCCTGTATCCGGCGCGGCCCGGGGAGGCGGAGCTACGGGAGATCTCCGCACTGCCGGACGACTGCGCGCTGCCGCCCGGGACGGCTGTCCGGCTCGACGACGCCCTGGTGCGGCCGGTGCGCCGGCTGATCGAGCGGGGCGGGCACCGCTGGCGGCCCCGCCTCGCCACGGCCGCGGTCGAGGCCCTGGGCGGCGACCCGGCGGGCTTCGGCCCGCTGCTGGCCGCCGCGGAGATCCTCCACACCGGTTCGCTGATCGTCGACGACGTCCAGGACGGAGCCGTACGGCGCCGGGGCGCACCGGCGGTCCACGTCGAGTTCGGCCTCGCCGCGGCCCTCAACGCGGGGACGGCCGCCTACTTCTCCCTGGACCGGGTGGTGCCGCACCTGTCCCGCGACCCGCTGATCCAGGTGGCCATGTACCGGTCGTTCATGGCGGCGCTCCGCGCGGCCCACGCGGGCCAGGGCCTGGACATCGCCGGTCACCGGGAGGTGATGGACGCGGCGGCCGCGACCGGCGACGCGCGGCCGGTGCTCGAAGCGGTGCGCCTGACCCACCGCCTCAAGTCCGGGGCCCCGGTGCGCTGCCTGATGGAACTGGTCGCCCACACACGCGGGACGGACGACGCGCCGCGCCGGGCCCTCGCCCGGTACGGCGAAGCGGTCGGCACCGCCTACCAGATCACCGACGACGTCCAGGACCTCACCGGAGTGGTCCGCGACGGCGCCCCGACCAAGCTGATCGGCGAGGACCTGCACAACGGCAAGGTCACCATGCCCCTGGCCCACGCCGTCGCCCTGCTCCCGCGCGCCGAGCTGACCGCGCTGTGGCAGAGCGTACGGACCCCCGGAGCTGACCCCGGGACCGTACGGGAGGCGATCACCGCCCTCGTCTCCTGCGGCGCCCTGCGCGCGGCCCGCGAGGAGGCCGACCACCTGGTGGAACGGGCCTGGACCGCCCTGTCCCCCCATCTGCCCCCGTCCGAGGCCGCCACCCGCCTGCACACCCTCGGCCGCGCGACCGTACGCCGCAGCCGCCTCGCCTGA
- a CDS encoding ATP-binding cassette domain-containing protein yields the protein MTPPPPTLRVRDVHKSYGARGVLRGVDLELPPGLLAGVVGENGSGKSTLLRILAGRLTADRGSVEHRGGLGYCPQHTVLNPAFTVDQHLRFFQVAYNLPDLRRAHELLEILRFSGHRRHRVTTLSGGTRQKLNLTLALMHDPPLLLLDEPYQGFDWDTYESFWDLAAILRARGRSILVISHIAFDTDRFDQVWRLDGGRLGRSTGHPAAAVS from the coding sequence ATGACGCCTCCCCCACCCACGCTCCGCGTCCGCGATGTGCACAAGTCCTACGGCGCCCGCGGCGTCCTGCGCGGGGTCGACCTCGAACTGCCGCCGGGCCTGCTGGCCGGCGTCGTCGGCGAGAACGGCTCCGGCAAGTCCACCCTGCTGCGCATCCTCGCCGGCCGCCTCACCGCCGACCGGGGCAGCGTCGAGCACCGGGGCGGCCTGGGCTACTGCCCCCAGCACACCGTGCTCAACCCCGCCTTCACCGTCGACCAGCACCTGCGGTTCTTCCAGGTCGCGTACAACCTGCCGGATCTGAGGCGGGCCCACGAGCTGCTGGAGATCCTCCGCTTCTCCGGCCACCGCCGCCACCGGGTGACCACCCTCAGCGGCGGCACCCGGCAGAAGCTCAACCTCACCCTGGCCCTCATGCACGACCCGCCGCTGCTCCTGCTCGACGAGCCCTACCAGGGCTTCGACTGGGACACCTACGAGAGCTTCTGGGACCTCGCGGCGATCCTGCGCGCCCGGGGCCGCTCGATCCTGGTCATCTCCCACATCGCCTTCGACACCGACCGCTTCGACCAGGTGTGGCGGCTGGACGGCGGGCGCCTGGGCCGGAGCACCGGACACCCCGCAGCGGCGGTGAGCTGA
- a CDS encoding class I adenylate-forming enzyme family protein, which produces MFCDELPFRTALFAAVRAGGERSALVTSERVLSYRALDRESDRVRDALLRAGAGPGTVVSLALPNGWAWAVALLAVLKCGAVLAPANSLLTAAETTALASVTGPAVVLRHTGDLDGPARARRHGDDGVRPPAGTYALAHTSGTTGTPRAVVQTERAVHGAVAYWARQRRADDVVATALPLAHTYGHLVAASTFLAGATLVLAGRFRPAGLARLIVRHRATAVEAVPTMYARMLAHVPSGALGHVRCLSSGQALPEGLSRAWYERTGAPLTESWGMTELAGPGLAFDPGRAGRDGWAGYPVRGHEFALRPLASAAGRPPGAAGAGQADGTGETEGSRETGEILVRGPGISPGCYDRSAGVVPLADADGWLHTGDVAERDAEGCFRVLDRCKDLINSGGHNIFPTEVENVLARHPAVLSTAVVGVAHHDLGEVPRAYVVPAPGRPADAGALLRHCRAHLADYKVPRSVVFRDDLPVTGSGKLRRNRLRDTEPSGPPPGPCPS; this is translated from the coding sequence GTGTTCTGTGACGAACTGCCCTTCCGGACCGCTCTGTTCGCCGCCGTCCGCGCGGGTGGCGAGCGCTCCGCGCTGGTCACGTCCGAACGGGTGCTCTCCTATCGCGCGCTCGACCGGGAGTCCGACCGTGTCCGGGACGCGCTCCTGCGTGCCGGCGCCGGTCCCGGCACGGTCGTCTCGCTCGCCCTGCCCAACGGCTGGGCCTGGGCGGTGGCGCTGCTGGCGGTCCTCAAGTGCGGAGCCGTGCTCGCGCCCGCCAACAGCCTGCTCACCGCCGCCGAGACCACGGCCCTCGCCTCGGTGACGGGCCCCGCCGTCGTCCTCCGGCACACCGGGGACCTCGACGGCCCGGCACGGGCGCGGCGGCACGGGGACGACGGGGTCCGGCCGCCCGCCGGTACCTACGCGCTGGCCCACACGTCGGGCACCACGGGCACGCCCCGGGCGGTCGTCCAGACGGAACGGGCCGTCCACGGCGCCGTCGCGTACTGGGCCCGGCAGCGCCGGGCGGACGACGTGGTGGCCACGGCCCTGCCGCTGGCCCACACGTACGGGCACCTGGTGGCCGCCAGCACGTTCCTGGCGGGCGCCACCCTCGTGCTGGCCGGCCGCTTCCGCCCCGCCGGACTGGCCCGGCTGATCGTCCGGCACCGCGCGACCGCCGTCGAGGCCGTGCCGACGATGTACGCCCGCATGCTCGCCCATGTCCCGTCCGGTGCGCTGGGGCACGTGCGGTGCCTCTCGTCCGGACAGGCGCTCCCCGAGGGGCTGTCCCGCGCCTGGTACGAGCGCACCGGCGCGCCGCTGACCGAGTCGTGGGGGATGACCGAACTGGCCGGACCCGGACTCGCGTTCGACCCTGGCCGCGCCGGGCGGGACGGCTGGGCGGGCTACCCGGTACGCGGCCACGAGTTCGCCCTGCGCCCCCTCGCGAGCGCCGCGGGACGACCGCCCGGGGCGGCGGGGGCCGGGCAGGCCGACGGGACCGGTGAGACCGAGGGGTCGCGGGAGACGGGCGAGATCCTGGTCCGCGGGCCGGGGATCAGCCCCGGCTGCTACGACCGGTCCGCCGGGGTCGTCCCGCTCGCCGACGCGGACGGGTGGCTGCACACCGGGGACGTGGCCGAGCGGGACGCGGAGGGCTGCTTCCGCGTGCTGGACCGCTGCAAGGACCTGATCAACAGCGGTGGTCACAACATCTTCCCCACCGAGGTGGAGAACGTGCTCGCCCGGCATCCGGCCGTCCTCTCCACGGCCGTCGTCGGCGTCGCGCACCACGACCTGGGCGAGGTCCCCCGGGCCTATGTGGTCCCGGCGCCGGGACGCCCCGCCGACGCCGGGGCGCTGCTGCGGCACTGCCGCGCGCACCTGGCGGACTACAAGGTGCCGCGGTCCGTCGTCTTCCGCGACGACCTGCCCGTCACCGGCAGCGGCAAGCTCCGGCGCAACCGGCTACGGGACACCGAGCCTTCGGGCCCGCCTCCGGGCCCGTGTCCCTCGTGA
- a CDS encoding wax ester/triacylglycerol synthase domain-containing protein yields MGVLDAAFLALGRHHSPGAVETGILVLMKGTPPPLPALAEHVRERAECVPALRLRPDRTGPSLRRPRWHHDSARDLGAHVGETRGGGQETLADLAGRTMTRPRPSPDAPPWSLELLHGAAGPGGVDADFALLLRHHHALLDGLGAMAVLRGLLGDGPAVAPPPPPGRTATARPGPARTAAYALRGTASLATDLVRTAPRSPLLRAPAAWPCAVGWTHVPLEVFRDIAKTSRTTVNVVYLAALTLALRDHLAAHGQPVPPAVVATVPMALTPSASPAVAGNSIGPARFRLPTGAEDPGECLRGVHRASRTVSRARRREGSELVLRAGRLLPSPWTRGLLSASMGARSVNLVASNLGLIPDTLACPGGTAAAVAPLVLRPLGGGLSSGVATCGTTVTVSFVTGPRTDPHGTLPERFQRAVSALRRP; encoded by the coding sequence GTGGGTGTGCTCGACGCCGCCTTCCTCGCGCTGGGACGGCACCACTCCCCGGGGGCGGTGGAGACCGGGATCCTCGTCCTGATGAAGGGCACGCCCCCGCCGCTGCCCGCGCTCGCGGAGCACGTCCGCGAGCGCGCCGAGTGCGTTCCCGCGCTCCGGTTGCGCCCCGACCGGACCGGTCCTTCGCTGCGGCGCCCCCGCTGGCACCACGACAGCGCGCGTGACCTCGGCGCACACGTCGGTGAGACGCGGGGCGGCGGACAGGAGACGCTCGCGGACCTGGCCGGGAGGACGATGACCCGGCCGCGCCCGTCCCCCGACGCCCCGCCGTGGTCACTGGAACTGCTGCACGGCGCCGCCGGACCGGGGGGCGTGGACGCGGACTTCGCGCTGCTCCTGCGGCACCATCACGCCCTCCTCGACGGGCTGGGCGCGATGGCCGTCCTGCGCGGTCTTCTGGGCGACGGCCCGGCCGTCGCGCCGCCGCCCCCGCCCGGCCGGACCGCCACCGCGCGGCCGGGCCCCGCCAGGACGGCCGCGTACGCGCTGCGCGGGACGGCCTCCCTGGCCACCGACCTCGTCCGCACCGCGCCCCGGTCGCCCCTCCTGCGTGCCCCGGCCGCCTGGCCGTGCGCCGTCGGCTGGACCCACGTGCCGCTGGAGGTCTTCCGGGACATCGCGAAGACATCCCGTACGACCGTCAACGTGGTGTATCTCGCCGCCCTCACCCTGGCGCTGCGCGACCATCTCGCCGCCCACGGGCAGCCGGTGCCGCCCGCCGTCGTGGCGACGGTGCCGATGGCCCTGACGCCGTCCGCCTCCCCGGCGGTGGCGGGGAACTCCATCGGCCCCGCGCGGTTCCGGCTGCCGACCGGGGCCGAGGACCCGGGGGAGTGCCTGCGCGGCGTCCACCGGGCCTCCCGGACGGTCAGCCGGGCCCGCCGCCGGGAGGGGAGCGAACTGGTGCTGCGCGCGGGCCGCCTCCTGCCCTCGCCATGGACCCGCGGGCTGCTCAGCGCGTCGATGGGGGCGCGGTCCGTCAACCTCGTGGCGAGCAACCTGGGCCTGATCCCGGACACGCTCGCCTGTCCGGGCGGGACGGCCGCGGCGGTGGCACCACTGGTGCTGCGGCCGCTGGGCGGCGGTCTGAGCAGCGGTGTCGCCACCTGCGGGACGACGGTGACCGTCTCCTTCGTGACCGGTCCCCGCACCGACCCGCACGGCACGCTGCCCGAGCGGTTCCAGCGGGCCGTGAGCGCGCTGCGGCGACCGTGA
- a CDS encoding DUF5324 family protein → MTRIDSVRAATGSARDSVLHAADVVAPYADTARDRAAHYAHEARVRLAPKVSLAADQARVQYGAYVAPRLEQARTQAMTHVPPKLDQAAQEAAERTRRAARQAAEYSRPRIEQARAAAAPVADEAAARGAAALAALRGQVPARKIQKLARRQSCRARAGRVAKVFVIAGVVAGGAFAAWKWWDRQANPDWLVEPPAPTEVPETGRLSSVDGSGQSVLDPEVRAKEAEEEKDRDE, encoded by the coding sequence GTGACCCGCATCGACAGCGTGCGCGCCGCCACCGGCTCGGCGAGGGACAGCGTGCTGCACGCCGCGGACGTGGTGGCGCCCTACGCCGACACGGCCAGGGACAGGGCCGCGCACTACGCGCACGAGGCACGCGTACGGCTCGCGCCGAAGGTGTCGCTCGCCGCCGACCAGGCCCGCGTCCAGTACGGCGCCTACGTCGCACCCCGGCTGGAGCAGGCGCGCACCCAGGCCATGACCCATGTCCCGCCGAAGCTGGACCAGGCCGCCCAGGAGGCCGCCGAGCGGACCCGCAGGGCCGCCCGCCAGGCCGCCGAGTACTCCAGGCCGCGGATCGAGCAGGCGAGGGCCGCCGCGGCACCGGTCGCGGACGAGGCCGCCGCGCGCGGGGCCGCCGCGCTGGCCGCGCTGCGCGGCCAGGTCCCGGCCCGGAAGATCCAGAAGCTGGCCCGCCGGCAGAGCTGCCGGGCTCGCGCCGGGCGCGTCGCGAAGGTGTTCGTGATCGCCGGTGTCGTCGCGGGCGGCGCCTTCGCCGCCTGGAAGTGGTGGGACCGGCAGGCCAACCCGGACTGGCTGGTGGAGCCGCCCGCCCCGACCGAGGTCCCCGAGACCGGCCGGCTGTCCTCGGTGGACGGCAGCGGCCAAAGCGTGCTGGACCCCGAGGTCCGCGCGAAGGAGGCCGAGGAGGAGAAGGACCGCGACGAGTAG
- a CDS encoding peptidylprolyl isomerase yields the protein MAEQLYATLKTNNGDIQVRLLPNHAPETVRNFVELANGEREWTHPATGEKTTDRLYDGTVFHRVISGFMIQGGDPLGNGTGGPGYQFKDEFHPDLAFDRPYLLAMANAGPGTNGSQFFITVAPTAWLTRKHTIFGEVADDASKKVVDAIVGTQTNPRNDRPVKDVVIESVVVETRDA from the coding sequence GTGGCTGAGCAGCTCTACGCCACCCTGAAGACCAACAACGGCGACATCCAGGTGCGGCTCCTGCCGAACCATGCCCCCGAGACGGTCCGCAACTTCGTGGAACTCGCCAACGGTGAGCGCGAGTGGACGCACCCCGCCACCGGCGAGAAGACCACGGACCGGCTGTACGACGGCACGGTCTTCCACCGGGTGATCAGCGGTTTCATGATCCAGGGCGGCGACCCGCTGGGCAACGGCACCGGTGGCCCCGGCTACCAGTTCAAGGACGAGTTCCACCCGGACCTCGCCTTCGACCGCCCCTACCTGCTGGCCATGGCCAACGCCGGTCCGGGCACCAACGGCTCGCAGTTCTTCATCACCGTCGCCCCGACGGCATGGCTGACCCGCAAGCACACCATCTTCGGTGAGGTCGCCGACGACGCCAGCAAGAAGGTCGTCGACGCCATCGTGGGTACGCAGACCAACCCGCGCAACGACCGTCCCGTCAAGGACGTCGTCATCGAGTCGGTCGTCGTCGAGACCCGCGACGCCTGA
- a CDS encoding rhomboid family intramembrane serine protease yields MDQAPGSPQVGQGGQGVPTCYRHPDRETGIRCTRCERPICPECMVSASVGFQCPDCVRSGSGTGHTPAASRPRTVAGGTVSADPRLFTKVLIGLNLAFYLVQLALGDSFTDRFSLVGDAYIPSSGAVEGVAEGQWYRLLTAMFLHGGYLHIAFNMLSLWWIGGPLEAALGRVRYLSLYFVSGLAGSALSYLLAAPNQPSVGASGAIFGLFGATAVLMRRLRYDMRPVIALLVINLVFTFGPGLNIAWQAHIGGLVAGVITGYAMVHAPREHRNLVQYGTCALVLAVVVVLTVVRTAQLT; encoded by the coding sequence ATGGACCAGGCACCAGGCAGCCCGCAGGTCGGCCAGGGCGGCCAGGGCGTGCCCACCTGCTACCGGCACCCGGACCGCGAGACCGGCATCCGCTGCACCCGCTGCGAGCGGCCGATCTGCCCGGAGTGCATGGTCAGCGCCTCCGTGGGGTTCCAGTGCCCGGACTGCGTCCGCAGCGGGTCGGGGACCGGGCACACACCCGCGGCGTCCCGGCCGCGCACGGTGGCCGGGGGCACGGTGAGCGCCGATCCGCGGCTGTTCACCAAGGTGCTGATCGGGCTCAACCTGGCCTTCTACCTGGTCCAGCTCGCGCTGGGCGACTCCTTCACCGACCGGTTCTCGCTCGTCGGCGATGCGTACATCCCGTCGTCGGGAGCCGTCGAGGGCGTCGCCGAGGGGCAGTGGTACCGGCTGCTGACCGCGATGTTCCTGCACGGCGGCTATCTGCACATCGCGTTCAACATGCTGAGCCTGTGGTGGATCGGCGGCCCGCTGGAGGCGGCCCTCGGCCGCGTCCGGTATCTGTCGCTGTACTTCGTCTCCGGACTGGCCGGCAGCGCGCTCTCCTATCTGCTCGCCGCCCCCAACCAGCCCTCGGTCGGCGCCTCCGGTGCGATCTTCGGCCTCTTCGGCGCCACCGCCGTGCTGATGCGCCGGCTCCGCTACGACATGCGCCCGGTCATCGCCCTGCTGGTGATCAACCTGGTCTTCACCTTCGGCCCGGGGCTGAACATCGCCTGGCAGGCGCACATCGGCGGGCTCGTCGCCGGTGTGATCACCGGCTACGCCATGGTGCACGCGCCGCGCGAGCACCGGAACCTGGTGCAGTACGGGACCTGCGCGCTGGTGCTGGCGGTCGTGGTGGTGCTGACCGTGGTCAGAACCGCCCAGCTCACCTGA
- the crgA gene encoding cell division protein CrgA gives MPKSRIRKKADYTPPPAKQGTVIKLESRGWVAPVMLAMFVIGLAWIVVFYVTDGSLPIDALDNWNIVVGFGFIAAGFGVSTQWK, from the coding sequence GTGCCGAAGTCACGTATCCGCAAGAAGGCCGACTACACGCCGCCGCCCGCCAAGCAGGGCACGGTCATCAAGCTGGAGAGCCGCGGCTGGGTGGCCCCGGTGATGCTGGCCATGTTCGTCATCGGCCTGGCCTGGATCGTCGTCTTCTACGTGACCGACGGTTCGCTGCCGATCGACGCGCTGGACAACTGGAACATCGTGGTGGGCTTCGGCTTCATCGCCGCGGGGTTCGGCGTCTCCACGCAGTGGAAGTAG
- a CDS encoding DUF881 domain-containing protein yields MSNSADSPGPGADRDRARRFPPVRILTAAVFALAGLIFFTSFDTAKGTNIRTDTSLLKLSDLVQERSRKNKELDESNATLRGDVESLARSDGGGTKAQDEKLSGLEDSAGTRPLKGKAVSVTLNDAPPNATAKLPGYPEPQPDYLVIHQQDLQAVVNALWNGGARGIKVMDQRLISTSAVRCVGNTLILQGRVYSPPYKITAVGDPDRLQKALADSPAIQNYMVYVNVYGLGWKVTEDGTATLPGYTGAVDLHYAQPVG; encoded by the coding sequence TTGAGCAATTCCGCCGACTCCCCGGGGCCGGGTGCCGACCGGGACCGCGCCCGCCGCTTCCCGCCGGTGCGGATCCTCACGGCGGCCGTGTTCGCGCTCGCCGGGCTGATCTTCTTCACCAGCTTCGACACGGCCAAGGGCACCAACATCCGCACGGACACCTCGCTGCTCAAGCTGTCCGACCTGGTCCAGGAGCGCAGCCGCAAGAACAAGGAGCTGGACGAGTCCAACGCGACCCTGCGCGGCGACGTCGAGTCCCTCGCCCGCAGCGACGGCGGCGGCACGAAGGCGCAGGACGAGAAGCTCTCCGGCCTGGAGGACAGCGCGGGCACCCGGCCGCTCAAGGGCAAGGCGGTCAGCGTCACCCTGAACGACGCCCCGCCGAACGCGACCGCCAAGCTCCCCGGCTATCCCGAGCCGCAGCCCGACTACCTGGTCATCCACCAGCAGGACCTCCAGGCCGTCGTCAACGCGCTGTGGAACGGCGGCGCCCGCGGGATCAAGGTGATGGACCAGCGGCTGATCTCCACCAGCGCGGTGCGCTGCGTGGGCAACACCCTGATCCTCCAGGGCCGCGTCTACTCACCGCCGTACAAGATCACGGCGGTCGGCGACCCGGACCGGCTGCAGAAGGCGCTCGCCGACTCCCCGGCGATCCAGAACTACATGGTGTACGTCAACGTCTACGGCCTCGGCTGGAAGGTCACCGAGGACGGGACGGCCACGCTGCCCGGCTACACCGGGGCCGTGGACCTGCACTACGCGCAGCCCGTCGGCTAG
- a CDS encoding aminodeoxychorismate/anthranilate synthase component II: MSARILVVDNYDSFVFNLVQYLYQLGAECEVLRNDEVSTAHAQDGFDGVLLSPGPGTPEQAGVCVDMVRHCAATGVPVFGVCLGMQSMQVAYGGVVDRAPELLHGKTSPVEHTGKGVFAGLPSPFTATRYHSLAAEPATVPAELEVTARTHDGIIMGLRHRELPVEGVQFHPESVLTEHGHRMLANWLAECGDTGAVARSAGLAPVVGRATA; encoded by the coding sequence GTGAGCGCGCGGATTCTCGTCGTCGACAACTACGACAGCTTCGTCTTCAACCTGGTCCAGTACCTCTACCAGCTCGGCGCCGAGTGCGAGGTGCTGCGCAACGACGAGGTGTCGACGGCGCACGCCCAGGACGGTTTCGACGGCGTGCTGCTCTCGCCGGGGCCGGGCACGCCCGAGCAGGCCGGGGTGTGCGTGGACATGGTCCGGCACTGCGCCGCCACCGGCGTCCCCGTCTTCGGCGTCTGCCTGGGCATGCAGTCGATGCAGGTGGCGTACGGCGGTGTGGTGGACCGGGCGCCCGAGCTGCTGCACGGCAAGACCTCGCCGGTCGAGCACACCGGCAAGGGCGTCTTCGCCGGGCTGCCCTCCCCCTTCACCGCGACCCGCTACCACTCGCTGGCCGCCGAGCCCGCCACCGTCCCGGCCGAGCTGGAGGTCACCGCCCGCACGCACGACGGCATCATCATGGGCCTGCGCCACCGGGAACTGCCGGTGGAGGGCGTGCAGTTCCACCCCGAGTCGGTGCTGACCGAGCACGGGCACCGGATGCTGGCCAACTGGCTGGCGGAGTGCGGCGACACGGGTGCCGTGGCGAGGTCGGCGGGGCTCGCCCCGGTGGTGGGCAGGGCCACGGCGTGA
- a CDS encoding class E sortase: protein MTALRPERESGADRYGTEAYASGDPYTEAPYGSHASAAPGFRAGPGPGPAPADDETMALRVADPAAAAGPGTGTAPGARGRSAGATASSGSPAHQEPHEGRAARRKAARSRHSRHSRRRGTGPAAGPSPEDGGPSAPLTRVEARRRARARRPSPGVVVSRIVGELFITTGVVMLLFVTYQLWWTNIRAHAQAGSEAHHLQDDWASGRRNPGTFEPGQGFALLHIPALDVVVPVAEGTSKAQVLDKGMVGHYGKGDFDTAMPDAKTGNFGLAAHRNTHGEPFRYINRLKPGDPIVVETQDAYYVYKMTSTLPVTSPGNTAVLDPVPKGSGFTKPGRYITLTTCTPEFTSKYRLIVWGRMVEERPRSKGKPDALVS, encoded by the coding sequence GTGACCGCGCTGCGCCCCGAGCGCGAGTCCGGCGCCGACCGGTACGGCACGGAGGCGTACGCCTCCGGGGACCCGTACACGGAGGCGCCGTACGGCTCGCACGCCTCGGCGGCGCCCGGCTTCCGCGCCGGACCGGGGCCCGGCCCGGCGCCGGCCGACGACGAGACGATGGCGCTGCGGGTCGCCGATCCCGCCGCGGCGGCCGGTCCGGGGACGGGGACGGCGCCCGGGGCGCGGGGGCGCTCAGCGGGCGCCACGGCCTCTTCCGGCTCCCCGGCGCACCAGGAGCCCCACGAGGGACGCGCGGCCCGCAGAAAGGCCGCCAGGAGCCGTCACAGCCGCCACAGCCGCCGACGGGGCACCGGCCCCGCGGCCGGACCGTCCCCGGAGGACGGCGGGCCGTCCGCGCCGCTGACCCGGGTGGAGGCCCGCAGGCGGGCACGGGCGCGGCGGCCGTCCCCCGGTGTCGTCGTCAGCCGGATCGTCGGCGAACTGTTCATCACCACGGGTGTGGTGATGCTGCTGTTCGTCACCTACCAGCTGTGGTGGACGAACATCCGCGCGCACGCGCAGGCGGGCAGCGAGGCCCACCACCTCCAGGACGACTGGGCGAGCGGCAGGCGCAACCCGGGCACCTTCGAGCCGGGGCAGGGCTTCGCCCTCCTGCACATCCCGGCGCTCGACGTGGTGGTGCCGGTCGCCGAGGGCACCAGCAAGGCGCAGGTGCTGGACAAGGGCATGGTCGGGCACTACGGCAAGGGCGACTTCGACACGGCGATGCCGGACGCGAAGACGGGCAACTTCGGACTCGCGGCCCACCGCAACACCCACGGCGAGCCCTTCCGGTACATCAACAGGCTCAAGCCGGGCGACCCGATCGTGGTGGAGACGCAGGACGCGTACTACGTCTACAAGATGACGTCGACGCTCCCGGTGACCTCCCCCGGCAACACCGCCGTCCTGGACCCGGTGCCCAAGGGCTCGGGCTTCACCAAGCCCGGCCGGTACATCACGCTGACCACCTGCACCCCGGAGTTCACCAGCAAGTACCGCTTGATCGTCTGGGGCAGGATGGTCGAGGAACGGCCGCGCAGCAAGGGGAAGCCGGATGCGCTCGTCAGCTAA